A region from the Arachis ipaensis cultivar K30076 chromosome B01, Araip1.1, whole genome shotgun sequence genome encodes:
- the LOC107605038 gene encoding uncharacterized protein LOC107605038 encodes MELKRILEKTVGVTRKDIYGKYCHLPVELEHKAFWATKLLNLDSQAVGEKWLLQLNELDEFKLEAYENAKIYKERAKRWHDKKISRREFEQGQQVLLYNSRLKIFPGKLKSKWTGPYLVTKVFQHESLELLNEATKDTFTANGHRAKHYLGGPWNKEESIHKLR; translated from the coding sequence ATGGAGCTAAAGAGAATCTTAGAGAAGACAGTTGGGGTCACAAGGAAAGACATTTATGGCAAATACTGTCACCTACCTGTGGAGCTcgaacacaaagctttctgggccactaagCTCCTCAATCTTGACTCTCAAGCAGTAGGAGAAAAATGGCTATTGCAACtcaatgagttggatgagttcaaattggaagcttatgagaatgctaagATATATAAGGAGAGAgctaaaagatggcatgacaagaaaatttCAAGAAGAGAGTTTGAGCAAGGGCAACAAGTGCTGTTATACAACTCTAGGCTCAAGATTTTCCCTGGAAAACtcaagtctaaatggactggcCCTTATCTGGTGACCAAGGTTTTTCAACATGAAAGCCTTGAACTTCTAAATGAAGCTACAAAGGACacattcacagcaaatggtcacagagctaAGCATTACCTGGGAGGGCCTTGGAACAAGGAGGAGAGCATTCATAAACTGAGATAA